CGGATGGTGCACGCCCGCATCGCCGAGGTCGGGGGGATGCCCGACATGGCGCCGCACGGACTGCGGCACAGCGCCGCCTCGCACCTGCTGGAGGGCGGAGCCGACCTGCGGAGCGTCCAGGAGATCCTCGGCCATGCCTCCCTGCAGACGACCCAGCTCTACACGCACGTGTCGAGCGAGCGACTCAGGCGCGTGCATCGGCAGGCGCACCCTCGTGGTGCCCGGGAGGGCTGACGACCCGTCCGGCCGCGAGCGCGGGTTCGGCTAGGGAGTGCGGCGCAGGCGCCGTTCCTTCGACAGGTCGATGACGCCCGGCGGCGGAGAGGGCGGACGCCGGAGGCGACCGGCCCGGGGACGGGCGCGGGGACGCGGGCGCGCGCGGCGCCAGACGAAGGCCAGCACGTACGCCAGGGCCATGCCGGTCAGCGCGCCGCCCGTGGCCGTCGTGGCGTCCCGCAGCCCCATGCGCGGCTCCGCGGGCGCGGACTCGTCGCGTTCGCGGGGAGGCGGGGCGGGTGACCAGTGCGGGAGCAGCCGGACCTGCCGCCGGACGAGATCGAGCGGGTTCAGGTACGTGTCTCCGCTGCGCAAACCCCAGTGCAGGCAGGTGGCCGGGCAGTGCGTGCGGGCGGTCTCGACCCGGCCGATCACGGTTCCGGACGCGACGCGGTGGCCGACGCGGACGCTCGGGCTGACGGGCAGGTACGTGGTGCGCAGCCGTCCGTGCGTGATCGAGATGACTCCGCGGCCGGCCAGCCGGTCGGCGAAGGACACCCGCCCGGGCCCCGCCGCGCGCACGGGTTGGCCGGGACGTGCGGCGAGATCGACCCCGCGGTGGCCCGCGCCCCACGGCGACGCCGGCGGCGAGAAACCCCGCAGCACCTGTGGGGCGGGCGGGCCCAGCGGCCACCGCCAGGCGTCCACGCCCGGCGCCCCGATCGTGATCACGCAGGTGAGGAGCAATGTGAACAAGGTCATGCGGGAAGACTGCCGACGGCGCGGGCCGGTCACGACCACAACCGCGAACTGTGGATAACCTCCGGTCCGTTGATTCCCGGAGGTCTCCGCGCCCTGATAATCTGTGATGGTGTTCCGAAAGAACACTGGCAGAGGCCACGCCATCGCCCGTCCGTCTCCGCGGCCGGAGGGGCGAGAACCCGCTACCTGTGAGCGGGGGAGGCCGCGGCCCGGGTGACCGGGCCACAGCCGCCAGGGAGGACCCGGCGGCTGATTTCACGCGTCCGCATGCCACCGAAGCTGGTGGGGTGCCGCCCCTCGGTCCGTCGCCGCCGGCGACGGTGGGACGGCTCCCGGGCGCAGGCAGACAACCAAATGCGGCCCGCCTGGGCCAGAGAAGGAGAACACGGGCATGGCACCCGTCGTCACCATGCGGCAGCTCCTGGAGAGCGGCGTCCACTTCGGCCACCAGACTCGTCGGTGGAACCCGAAGATGAAGCGCTTCATCCTGACCGAGCGCAACGGCATCTACATCATCGACCTGCAGCAGTCGCTGTCCTACATCGACCGAGGCTACGAGTTCGTCAAGGCCACGGTCGCGCACGGCGGCACCATTCTGTTCGTCGGCACCAAGAAGCAGGCCCAGGAGGCCATCGCCGAGCAGGCCACCCGGGTCGGCATGCCCTTCGTCAACCAGCGCTGGCTGGGCGGCATGCTCACCAACTTCTCCACCGTCCACAAGCGGCTCACCCGGCTCAAGGAGCTGGAGGAGATCAACTACGACGACGTGGCCGGCTCCGGCATGACCAAGAAGGAGCTTCTCGGTCTGCGCCGCGAGAAGGACAAGCTGGAGCGCACCCTCGGCGGTATCCGCGACATGGCGAAGGTTCCGAGCGCCATCTGGATCGTGGACACCAAGAAGGAGCACATCGCGGTCAACGAGGCCAAGAAGCTCGGCATCCCGGTCGTCGCGATCCTGGACACCAACTGCGACCCCGACGAGGTCGACTACCCGGTTCCGGGCAACGACGACGCGATCCGCAGCGTCAGCCTGCTGACCCGCGTGGTCGCCGACGCCGTCGCCGACGGCCTGATCGCCCGGGCCGGAGCCGGTGCCGGTGGCGACGAGAAGCCCGCCGAGGGCGCCGCGTCCGCCGCCGAGCCGCTGCCCGAGTGGGAGCGCGAGCTGCTGGAGAAGCAGTCCGCCGAGGCCGCCGAGGCCGCGCCCGCCGACGCCGCTCCGGCCGAGGAGGCGCCCGAGGCCACGGAGGCCGCCGAGGCTCCTGAGGCCGCCGAGGCCCAGCCGGAGCAGGCGAACGCCGAGGCCGAGCAGGCTTGATCCCGCGATCCCGGCGGCCCCGTCACGGGGCCGCCGGGATCGTTGCGGGTCCACGACCAACGACGAGAGAAGCGAAAAGAGCGATGGCGAACTTCACCGCCGCTGACGTCAAGCGGCTCCGCGACCTGACCGGCGCCGGAATGATGGCCGTCAAGAACGCCCTGACCGAGGCGGACGGCGACTTCGAGAAGGCCACCGAGCTGCTGCGTCTCAAGGGCGCCAAGGACGTCGGCAAGCGCGCCGAGCGCACCGCCGCCAACGGCCTGGTCGCCGAGTACTTTGCCGACTCCGGCAACGGCGCCCTGCTGGAGCTCAACTGCGAGACCGACTTCGTCGCGAAGAACGCGCAGTTCATCGAGCTGGCCGAGCGTCTCGTCCAGTTCGCCGCGACCGCCGGCGCGACCGACGTGGCCACGCTGCTGACCGCCGAGATCGAGCCGGGCAAGACCGTCCAGACGCTGATCGAGGAGAACAGCGCCAAGATCGGCGAGAAGCTCGAGCTGCGCCGCTTCGCCCACTTCCAGGGCGCCTACGTGGCCAGCTACCTGCACAAGTCCGACCCGCAGCTGCCGCCGACGACCGGTGTGCTCGTCGAGCTGGACGCCGAGAACGCCGAGGTCGCCAAGGACGTCGCCCAGCAGATCGCGGCGATGGCCCCCAAGTACGTGACCCGCGAGGAGATCCCCGCCGAGGCCGTCGAGAAGGAGCGCGCGCTCGCCGAGCAGCTCACCCGCGACGAAGGCAAGCCCGAGCAGGCCATCCCGAAGATCGTCGAGGGCCGGGTCACCGCCTACTTCCGGGACTTCGTCCTGCTCGAGCAGGCGTTCGTCAAGGACGGCAAGAAGACGATCGCCAAGGTGCTGGACGAGGCCGGCGTCAAGGTCGTCCGCTTCGCCCGGTTCAAGGTCGGGCAGGCCTGAGGGCACTCTGGAAACGGAGACCAGGGCAGAAAACGGACACTACGAGGAGGCCGCCGACGTGCCGGAGAATACGACCACTAGCGCGACGGCGGCCTCGTCGTCCGCCCGGCACGCGCCGGCCGCGGGCTGGAAACGGGTGCTGCTGAAGCTGTCCGGCGAGGCGTTCGCCGGACGCGACCCGCTCGGCATCGACCCGCAGATCGTGCAGCACGTCGCCGAGGGCATCGCCGAGGCGGTGCGCGACGGCGTCGAGGTCGCGGTCGTGTGCGGCGGCGGCAACATGTTCCGTGGCGCGGTCATGGCCGAGCGCGGCATGGACCGTGGACGCGCCGACTACATGGGCATGATCGGGACGGTCATCAACTGCCTGGCGCTGCAGGACTTCCTGGAGAAGCTCGGCATCGACACCAGGGTCCAGACCGCCATCACCATGAGCCAGGTGGCCGAGCCGTACATTCCGCGGCGCGCCATCCGGCACCTGGAGAAGGGCCGCGTCGTCATCTTCGGCGCGGGGCTCGGCCAGCCGTTCTTCTCCACCGACACCACCGCCGCGCAGCGCGCGCTGGAGATCGGTGCGGAGGCCGTGCTCAAGGCGACCCAGGTGGACGGCGTCTACGACGCCGACCCTCGCAAGAATCCAGAGGCGGTCAAGTTCGACCATTTGGATTACGGTGAAGTTCTACAGCGGGGACTGAAGGTCATGGACGCCACGGCCATCAGCCTCTGCATGGACAACGCGCTCCCCATCGTGGTCTTCGACCTGATGGGGCAGGGCAACATCGTCCGGGCCGTCCGGGGTGAGAAGATCGGCACGCTGGTCAGCCCGGCGCAGGGCTGACCGGGGCCCGGCCGCACATCGCGGGGGCCGTGCGCGGGCACGGTTTCCGTGCGGCCCGGGTCGCAGGGGACAGCACCGCAGGTACAGGGCCGACCAGATGACACGGGAGTCACAGTGATCGACGAGACCCTCCTCGAAGCCGAGGAGAAGATGGAGAAGGCGGTCGCGGTCGCCAAGGAGGACTTCCAGGCCATCCGCACCGGCCGGGTCACCCCCGCGATGTTCAACAAGATCACCGCCGAGTACTACGACACCCCGACGCCGATCAACCAGCTGGCGTCGTTCACGCTGCCCGAGCCGCGGCTGGTCGTCGTCCAGGTCTACGACAAGTCGTCCATGCAGGCGGTGGAGAGGGCCATCCGGGACAGCGACCTCGGTGTGAACCCCACCAACGACGGCAACGTCATCCGCGTCGTCTTCCCCGATCTCTCGGAGGAGCGCCGCAGGGAGTTCATCAAGGTCGCGGGAACCAAGGCCGAGGACAGCAAGATCTCCATCCGCAACATCCGGCGGCGCGCCAAGGACGCCCTCGACAAGCTCGCCAAGGACGGCGACGCCGGTGAGGACGAGGTCCGCCGTGCCGAGAAGGAACTCGACGACACCACGCACCGGTACACGGCGCAGATCGACGAGTTGCTCGAGCACAAGAAGGCCGAACTGCTCGAAGTGTGATGGAACTCGACGACGCCGGGGAGCCCACGGGCTCCCCGGATAAGCCGCGCGCGGCCAAAACCGGCCGTAATCTCCCCATGGCCATCGGCGTGGGCGTCGGTCTCGGCGCACTCGTGCTGGTGTCGCTCTACACCGTCAAGGAGATCTTCCTTGGCGTCATGGTGCTCTTCCTCTTCCTCGGCATGCGCGAGCTGACCGAGGCGTTCAAGAGCCGCGACATCCGGGTGCCGTTCATCCCGGTCGCCACGGGCATGGTGGCGACGCCGGTCGTCGCCTACATCTGGGGCTCCACCGCCGTGGTCGCCGCGGTGTCGTTGACGGTCCTCGCCCTGCTGATCACGCGGATGACGGAGGGGTCCGACGGCTACGTGCGGGACGTCTCCGCGGGCGCGCTCACCACCGGATGGCTCGTCCTCATGGGCGGCATCGTGGCGCTGCTGATGGCCCCCGACGACGGCGACCACCGCATCGTGATCTTCATCGCGACGACCGTGGCCAGCGACATCGGCGGTTACTTCGCCGGGTCGTTCCTCGGCAGGCACAAGATGGCGCCGACCATCAGCCCGAAGAAGACCTGGGAGGGATTCACCGGTTCGGCGCTGACGTGCATGATCGTCGGCGGCTGGCTGGTGTGGTGG
The nucleotide sequence above comes from Actinomadura algeriensis. Encoded proteins:
- a CDS encoding murein hydrolase activator EnvC family protein — its product is MTLFTLLLTCVITIGAPGVDAWRWPLGPPAPQVLRGFSPPASPWGAGHRGVDLAARPGQPVRAAGPGRVSFADRLAGRGVISITHGRLRTTYLPVSPSVRVGHRVASGTVIGRVETARTHCPATCLHWGLRSGDTYLNPLDLVRRQVRLLPHWSPAPPPRERDESAPAEPRMGLRDATTATGGALTGMALAYVLAFVWRRARPRPRARPRAGRLRRPPSPPPGVIDLSKERRLRRTP
- a CDS encoding phosphatidate cytidylyltransferase translates to MAIGVGVGLGALVLVSLYTVKEIFLGVMVLFLFLGMRELTEAFKSRDIRVPFIPVATGMVATPVVAYIWGSTAVVAAVSLTVLALLITRMTEGSDGYVRDVSAGALTTGWLVLMGGIVALLMAPDDGDHRIVIFIATTVASDIGGYFAGSFLGRHKMAPTISPKKTWEGFTGSALTCMIVGGWLVWWLLDGGQIWHGVVIGLAAVVTATVGDLIESMVKRDLGIKDMGTLLPGHGGVMDRLDSLVATAPVVWLLLELFVPTA
- the frr gene encoding ribosome recycling factor, whose translation is MIDETLLEAEEKMEKAVAVAKEDFQAIRTGRVTPAMFNKITAEYYDTPTPINQLASFTLPEPRLVVVQVYDKSSMQAVERAIRDSDLGVNPTNDGNVIRVVFPDLSEERRREFIKVAGTKAEDSKISIRNIRRRAKDALDKLAKDGDAGEDEVRRAEKELDDTTHRYTAQIDELLEHKKAELLEV
- the tsf gene encoding translation elongation factor Ts, with the protein product MANFTAADVKRLRDLTGAGMMAVKNALTEADGDFEKATELLRLKGAKDVGKRAERTAANGLVAEYFADSGNGALLELNCETDFVAKNAQFIELAERLVQFAATAGATDVATLLTAEIEPGKTVQTLIEENSAKIGEKLELRRFAHFQGAYVASYLHKSDPQLPPTTGVLVELDAENAEVAKDVAQQIAAMAPKYVTREEIPAEAVEKERALAEQLTRDEGKPEQAIPKIVEGRVTAYFRDFVLLEQAFVKDGKKTIAKVLDEAGVKVVRFARFKVGQA
- the rpsB gene encoding 30S ribosomal protein S2, translated to MAPVVTMRQLLESGVHFGHQTRRWNPKMKRFILTERNGIYIIDLQQSLSYIDRGYEFVKATVAHGGTILFVGTKKQAQEAIAEQATRVGMPFVNQRWLGGMLTNFSTVHKRLTRLKELEEINYDDVAGSGMTKKELLGLRREKDKLERTLGGIRDMAKVPSAIWIVDTKKEHIAVNEAKKLGIPVVAILDTNCDPDEVDYPVPGNDDAIRSVSLLTRVVADAVADGLIARAGAGAGGDEKPAEGAASAAEPLPEWERELLEKQSAEAAEAAPADAAPAEEAPEATEAAEAPEAAEAQPEQANAEAEQA
- the pyrH gene encoding UMP kinase, which translates into the protein MPENTTTSATAASSSARHAPAAGWKRVLLKLSGEAFAGRDPLGIDPQIVQHVAEGIAEAVRDGVEVAVVCGGGNMFRGAVMAERGMDRGRADYMGMIGTVINCLALQDFLEKLGIDTRVQTAITMSQVAEPYIPRRAIRHLEKGRVVIFGAGLGQPFFSTDTTAAQRALEIGAEAVLKATQVDGVYDADPRKNPEAVKFDHLDYGEVLQRGLKVMDATAISLCMDNALPIVVFDLMGQGNIVRAVRGEKIGTLVSPAQG